TTCCGATGAATAAATAGTCTCAACCTTTAACAAGGACTTGAGGGTCAAGGAAGCCTCGTCCCCAGTTGATGATATGGCAGAGAGTGGACGTAAAAGTATGGTAAGCCTAAAAGTTTCAAGACGTAGTGAAATATGATCAACACTCCTGGTTATCTTTTCACCCGACGCTCCTAACGAACTGGCACTATCAATCATTTTATCCGGTACAACAGCTGACGTATCTGTTACCAAGGGTCTTGGAGGCTGGCAATATGTTTTCCCGCTAGCCACTACTATTGTATCCACCGGGCTGTTAGTAGAATGACACTCAGGAGATTTTGCCTGGAAATGCCTTTCCTCTGTATCGGATCTTTGAGCTCCTACATGCCCAAAGGACGGCGTAGGGACGATTTCCGTATAGTTACCGGTGTCTAAGCCGGCTTTATTGGGTTCGACTGGCTTTTCTATCGCCGGGTGCGATCGACATCCAGCGACTTTCAGTAAACCTTGTTCAATAAGACATCTGACCTTTTCTGCAACCCGCCCCTCTGGACCCTCGTGAGATATACTGTACTTTGGAAAAGTAGGTAAGACGTGAACAGAGGCCAATTGAAGTTCATCCGCACAGATATCTACTCTAGTTTCAATCTCTTGTAGCTCTGCAAGGAGGGCTTCTATTCGGCCATGTAGGGCCTTCACTTGACTTCCATCGCTCTTGCAATGGTCAGAGAATAGCTTCAAGACCTCGCTGTTCTTGTTGACCTTCACTATCAGATCACCTAACTGACTGTTTAGCTGAAGGTCTTCGTCTCTTAATTTTGCTTCGAGGGATAGATTCTCGGATCTCGCCTTCCCTAACTCATCTTTCAATCGATTATTCTCAGTTTGGAATTCCGCAGCCTCATCCAGTACACCCTCCATTCTGGCCTCGAGTAAAGAGACAGATTCTCGCAGTTTCGCCATTTCGCCTTGCTCGTCTCCAATCC
This genomic interval from Fusarium oxysporum f. sp. lycopersici 4287 chromosome 3, whole genome shotgun sequence contains the following:
- a CDS encoding hypothetical protein (At least one base has a quality score < 10) — its product is METRSLYKLTQDDPQVHTGSYDSQIECLKDIISGLKSEIERHDRECNLTRQQETERMRKKENELWKATKDLDEVRQFLSTVKTEIDSMHRMIPAPEEATNVDKKNPRSSNDSDIRIGDEQGEMAKLRESVSLLEARMEGVLDEAAEFQTENNRLKDELGKARSENLSLEAKLRDEDLQLNSQLGDLIVKVNKNSEVLKLFSDHCKSDGSQVKALHGRIEALLAELQEIETRVDICADELQLASVHVLPTFPKYSISHEGPEGRVAEKVRCLIEQGLLKVAGCRSHPAIEKPVEPNKAGLDTGNYTEIVPTPSFGHWLAGKHIASLQDPW